The Flavobacterium marginilacus genome window below encodes:
- a CDS encoding tRNA-(ms[2]io[6]A)-hydroxylase, whose protein sequence is MLGLKLATDPRWVNIVESNIEEILTDHAWCEQKAASNAISLITYNSELEELVTELLVIAKEELDHLQLVHNLIKSRGLTLGRERKDHYVNELFKFMKKDGSRKDALVDRLLFSAMIEARSCERFKVLSENIKDEELAKFYRDLMISEAGHYTTFLGFARKYVDNFDVDKRWKEWIEYETSIITNYGKNETVHG, encoded by the coding sequence ATGCTTGGATTGAAATTAGCAACCGACCCTCGTTGGGTAAATATAGTGGAAAGTAATATTGAGGAAATATTGACCGATCACGCTTGGTGTGAACAAAAAGCGGCTTCCAATGCCATTAGTTTAATCACTTACAATTCGGAGCTGGAAGAGCTGGTAACGGAGTTATTGGTCATTGCCAAAGAGGAACTGGATCACCTGCAATTGGTGCACAATCTGATAAAAAGCCGAGGCTTGACTTTGGGCAGGGAACGCAAAGACCATTATGTAAATGAGCTTTTCAAATTCATGAAAAAAGACGGAAGTCGAAAGGATGCTTTGGTAGATAGACTGTTGTTTTCTGCTATGATTGAAGCCCGAAGCTGTGAGCGTTTCAAAGTGCTGTCCGAAAACATAAAAGATGAGGAATTAGCTAAGTTCTACAGAGATCTTATGATTTCAGAGGCAGGGCATTACACTACTTTCCTTGGCTTTGCCCGAAAATATGTAGATAATTTTGACGTAGACAAGCGCTGGAAGGAATGGATTGAGTATGAAACCTCGATTATTACCAATTATGGCAAAAATGAAACAGTTCACGGATAA